TGAAACTCACTTCACTAACTACAGCGAAACTTTAAAAATTTAGAATAGAAAAAAAGCGATCGCCTTCCTGAAAGTGCGATCGCTACCAATTCAAATTCAAAGATGCAACTAACAATTATCTGCGTCCATCTGCGTCCATCTGCGGTTAAAATCCCTACACCAGCAAACTTTGCATCAAGGGCTTATCTTCGGATATCTTACCTGTCCGCAACCATTCAGCCAGTTCATCTGGTGCTTTGGCTTGCTTAAGATGTTCGCGCAGTTGTGTACCTTCAAGAATTTCCTTCTGCAAAAGTTCCTCTGCAGTTTGCTCCAGTAGCTCGCGGTTTTCATGCAGAATAGTTAAAGCAATGTGGTGGGCATTGTCCACTATCTGCTTCACCTCGCGGTCAATTTCTTCTGCTACTTTAGGACTAATTGAACGACGCGGGTTCCCGTAACCTTCGAGAAATTGCTGTTGGATTTTTTCAAATGCCACAGGACCAAGTTTATCGCTCATACCGTACAGAGTAACATAGCGTTCTGCGAGGTCAGTCGCTTTCTGAATATCGTCACTCGCACCTGTGGACACTTTGCCAAAAACTGTTTCTTCTGCGGAACGTCCACCCAACAAGGTAGCGATGCGACCGCGAATTTCATCTTCTATCATCAAGAAGCGGTCTTCTTCTGGCATTTGAATTGTGTAACCCAAAGCACCAACGCCACGAGGGACAACCGAGATTTTCTCGACTTTACCAGCTCCTGGCATCAAAGCACCAATAATAGCGTGACCAACTTCGTGGTAAGCTACAGTCTTTTTCTCAGTTTCATTGAGGACACGAGAGCGTTTTTCCAAACCAGCAACAACGCGCTCAATGGCTTCGTTAAAATCTGCCATTGTCACTGCTTGCTGATTTTGACGTGCCGCAAGCAGTGCAGCTTCGTTGACAAGGTTGGCTAAATCTGCGCCAGCAAACCCAGGTGTTCTAATACCAATCATTCCCAAGTCCACATCCTCAGCCAATTTGACATTTCTGGCATGAACTTTAAGAATGGCTTCGCGACCAATTTTGTCAGGTCGATCCACAACGACTTGACGGTCAAAGCGACCAGGACGGCGCAATGCTGGGTCGAGCACTTCAGGACGGTTGGTGGCGGCGATAATAATGACACCAGTGTTAGCATCAAAGCCATCCATTTCGGTGAGTAATTGGTTGAGGGTTTGTTCCCGTTCATCGTTACCACCTACAAACCCACCAGCACCGCCGCGAGACTTACCCAGTGCGTCTAACTCATCGATAAAGACGATACAGGGAGCTTGTTGTTTTGCTTGCTCGAATAAATCGCGGACTCTTGCAGCACCGACACCAACAAATAGTTCGATAAATTCGGAACCAGAGATGCTGAAGAAGGGAACACTAGCTTCACCCGCAATTGCCTTGGCTAGGAGTGTTTTACCTGTTCCTGGAGGTCCTACCACCAACACACCTTTAGGAATTTTTGCCCCCAGGCGGGTATATTTATCAGCACTTTTAAGAAAGTCAACAATTTCTTCCAGTTCGGCTTTTGCCTCATCTACGCCAGCAACATCAATAAATTTTACACCTGTGCTGCCTTCAGAGTAGATCCGTGCTTTACTTTTACCCACCGTTAGTGCTGCGGGACCACCGCCACCGCGATTGAGCAAAAAGCCCCAAATACCAAAGAAAATTAATGGTGGTACAACCCAGCTTAAAAGAGTACTAATCCAACCATTTTGGTTTGGCGGTGGTGCGGCAAATTCTACATTATTGTCGCGGAGAATTTTGGGTAAATCCAGATCAATTGCGATTGGTGTGGTCTCGAAAACTTGTTCACCAGGCTTACCGTCCGGGGTTTGGGTTTTGACGGAATACTCAATGCGATCGCTGCCCACAACAGCCCTATCTACTTTACCTGCTTGTACCTGAGCAATAAAATCGCTGTAGGGAACTTGCGTCAGTCTAGGACCAAAAAAGCTGGGAACAATTGCGTTCAGGAGAAAAAGAAGGGTCAACAGAATGAGCAAGCTACCCCCAAACTGCCGTATTCTTGGCGGTTTGATTGGGCGTTTATTATTATTAGTTTCAACTGGCATTTTTTGATGTTACCTCATGCTTAAATTGAAAAACTTGTTGAGAAGCGCCATGGTTTGTAGGGACGTGCTATGACACGTCTCTACATTGTTCTACTAACCACTAACTTAAGAGTTAATAAAAGAGCGAATAAACCAAAGATTTAGTGCGGTACAAAGGGATATTGATAGTACTGGTTAATATCCCCAGTGTAAATAATAAAATCGCGATAGAGGGGGAGAACCCTAATTTTTTCACTGCAATTCCCACCACGTCTAGTGCTATAACAAACCCAAGAAAAGGTAGTAGCAGTAACAACACCAGAAATAGCAGCAGTGATGGCAAGTGAATCATGGCGATGTACAAGCAGAGTGTTGTGTGTTGCTCTGCTTGAATTTATTTTAAAGAGTAAGAGATATACTTCTCTTTCGTATCTACCCCCCCTATGAATGCGAATTGCCGTACTTCTATGCAAAATCAGTTTGGATTTATTCTCAAAGTGTTTTTTCTCTCGGCTGGGATTTCGGTCTTGATTAAGTACGTTCTTCCGAGTCTATCTATTCCAGCGACAGCAACCAACGCCCTCATTATCGTTTTTTTGCCGACTATCATTATGACAAGTGTTTTGTTATGGCGCTTCCAACGACAGCAAAATTAACAGAAAATGTCTAGGCGGAACTGCCAGAATCAGCTAACCTAACTGCATCAAGAAGAAATCGCAGTGTGTCACGCGCCAGGAGTCAGTTAGTGAATCTAGGTCAATGGATTGGTTTAATCGCTATAGTTCTTTCTTTGTACATCCTGTGGCAGATTCGGGAAGTCCTGTTGCTGATATTTGCCGCAGTTGTCTTAGCGACTACCTTAAACCGACTGGCTCGAAGGTTCCAGCGCTCAGGAGTGAAGCGTGGAATCGCTGTCTTCTTGTCAGTGACCATCTTCATAGCCTTAATTGTAGGTTTCTTCTGGCTAGTTGTTCCGCCTTTTGCGGTTGAATTTCAAGCACTCACAAAACAAGTTCCCCAAGGTTTAGAGCGGTTTAATGATTGGCTTGACCAACTTAGAACTCGCATTCCCGACCAGCTCACTCCTTATATACCTAACGTGAATAGCTTGATTCAACAAGCACAGCCTTTTATCAATCGTGCAGTAGGAAGCTCATTCGCCTTTGTCTCGGGTTCTTTAGAAGTTGTCCTCAAGACTTTGTTGGTGCTAGTGTTGACAGGGATGTTCCTCTCCGACCCCTTAGCTTACCGAAAGGTATTTGTGCGGCTGTTTCCCTCGTTCTATCGACAGCGAGTAGATGGCATTTTGGATAAATGCGAGGTCTCTTTGGAGGGATGGATAACTGGCGCTTTCATTGCTATGAGTGTCGTGGGACTGATGAGTTTAATTGGCTTATCAATTTTGCGCGTACGTTCAGCGCTGGCTTTGGGGGTTTTGGCGGGATTTTTAAACTTGATTCCCAACCTTGGTCCTACAATGAGTGTGATTCCAGCAATGGCGATCGCTCTTTTGGATGCTCCCTGGAAATCTGTCGCTGTGTTGCTTCTCTACTTTGTCATTCAGCAGATTGAGAGCAATTTCATCACACCTATCGTCATGGCGCATCAAGTGTCGCTGCTACCAGCTGTCACGTTAATCTCCCAGCTGTTTTTTGTTACCTTCTTTGGCTTTTTAGGCTTGTTTCTGGCACTACCCCTGACTGTTGTCGCTAAGATTTGGGTGCAGGAAGTGTTGATTAAAGATGTTTTGGATCAATGGGGTGATAAATCTCATAGAGAGACTGAGTTTGTGATTGTTTCTGATGAGCAACGAACAGAGAAATCTGCTGACAATTTGGCGAATGACGAGGATCAAACAATTAATCAATAGCCTGTAATATAGCGTTTCCGGCCTAGGTGAAGTATAAAAAGAAAGAATTAACCGCAGATAAACGCAGACGGACGCACATAAATCTGTACCTTACTTGATTCGCATCCTTGGGGCTTTGGTTGTGAATTTTTCTGCTCTAAACTATCAGCAACCGTATGAAACCCTGATTGCTATGTTTTAAACGAAGGATGCAAGGACAAGTCTCAAACCCTTGTGTATACTTGGTTACAAATTTTTGGATGGGTCTATTAGAACAGTGTCTAACTGGAGGTGACATTTTTATGTCACATTCGCTAACTAAGCTAAAGATTACGACGGTGCAGGTCATCATTAAGGTCTTAAGCGATGAATGCTCTTCAAACAAAGGGAAATTTATGGCATTGACAAAAGACAAAATATATGTGTTTAAATTCAACGCCAAAAGACATCTGGAAAACAAGAGTATACCTAAAGCAGATTGAAAGTATTTCCATAGCAGCTTACGCTTTAGGTTGTTTCCTCCTGGCTGATTACCAAAAATTTTCAGGTGATTTACCATATGGCAACAAAAGTGACAGTGCCGAAGCCTACGCTTTCAACAATTGACGCAGTTGCCTTAATTGTAGGTATGGTCGTTGGCGTAGGTATATTTAAGACACCAGCGCTAGTAGCAGTAAACACGCAGAGTTCAGGGGTTGCACTGCTAGCGTGGTTACTAGGTGGAGGGATGTCCTTGGTCGGCGCTCTGTGCTATGCGGAGTTGACGACTGCTTATCCTGATGCTGGGGGAACTTACCACTATCTCATGCGTGCCTTTGGCAAAAATCCTGCTTTCTTGTTTGCTTGGGCGCGGATGACCGTTATTCAAACTGGTTCCATTGCCCTACCAGCGTTCGTGTTTGGAGATTATGCTTCTCAGTTGCTGCCTATAGGAGAATACTCTTCAGCCATTTACGCTACAGGTGTGGTTGTTTGCCTGACAGGTTTAAACATTCTGGGCGTACAGCAAGGGAAGTGGACTCAAAACTGGCTCACGGCAGCAAAAGTGCTGGGGTTACTGTTGATAGTTATTGTCAGTATTGCCTTTGTTGCACAAGCACCGCCCAATACATCCACTGCAGCTCCTCAAAACACCGCATTTGGTCAAGCAATGATTTTTGTATTGCTGACCTATGGCGGCTGGAATGAAGCTGCCTACATATCAGCAGAAGTACGTGATGGCAAACGCAATATGGTACGTGTGTTGTTGGGAAGTATTACCATCATCACAGTGATTTTTCTGTTGATTAACCTGGCATTCATTTATGGCTTGGGACTTGCTGGTTTGGCTTCCTCGGAAGCACCAACAGCCGACTTGATGCGTCGCGCTGTAGGAGAAAACGGAGCAAGATTTGTCAGCCTCTTAATTGCGGTTTCTGCCTTGGGTGCAGTCAATGCCACTATTTTTACAGGTGCCCGTACTAACTACGCTCTAGGGCGAGACTTTCGGAAGTTTGCCTTCCTAGGACGCTGGCAAGAGAGTACTGGAACCCCAACCAATGCTTTAGTGGTTCAGGGAGCAATTTCCTTAGCGCTGGTGGTACTTGGTGCTTTAACTCGCAAGGGTTTTGAAACGATGGTAGACTATACCGCTCCCGTATTCTGGTTCTTTTTTCTACTATCTGGGGTAGCATTACTAGTACTGCGCTCCCGCGAGCCAAATGTACCTCGTCCTTTTCGCGTGCCTCTTTATCCCTGGACACCATTGCTGTTTTGTGCAACTTGTGGCTACCTGCTATACTCCAGCCTAACTTATGCAGGTATCGGAGGTATGACTGGGGTCATTGTTCTTTTGACAGGTATTCCTCTACTCCTATTTAACCGTCAACGAACCACTTCCACAAACCCTTAATTCATGGAGAAAGATGTCATGAAATTACAGGCAATGTTAAAGGTTTTGTTTACAACAGTGAGTGTAAGTAGCCTGATGCTGGCTGGTTGCACTCCGACTCAGCAAGCGAGTTCTCCACAACAAGGTGAAGCGTCTCCTGCCACTGTGGAAGTGCAGCAGTCTATGCCTACAACCCAACCTGCGGAACGGACACCCGATGTCGTGTACGTACCAACACCTCCGGAAGTCGTCGATAGAATGTTGAGTGTCGCAAAGGTTGGCAAAAATGATGTTCTGTATGACCTAGGCAGTGGGGATGGGCGGATTCCCATTACCGCAGTACAGAAGTATGGTGTCAAGAAGGCTGTTGGTATAGATATTGACCCTCAACGCATCAAAGAGGCTAACGCAAATGCTCAAAAAGCGGGGGTGACTAACAAAGTGCAGTTTCGCCAACAAGACCTCTTCAAGAGTGATTTTAGCGAAGCAACAGTTATTAGCCTTTACCTGCTACCCGAACTCAATGTCAAGTTGCGTCCGCAGCTATTGAAACTTAAACCAGGAACCCGTATCGTGTCGCACGCTTTTGATATGGGTGAGTGGAAACCTAACAAAGTCGAGCAAGTAGACGGCAGAACAGTTTACTTCTGGACTGTACCAGAAAAAATCCCGGCAAATTTGCAGCAGTCAACTCCTAGCAGCTAAATTGAGAACTCAGGACACAGAATGCAGCTCCCAGAACTCAGAATTCTGATAACTGAGTTCTGAGTTCTTTAAATAACAACGAAAATCTCAATAAGATCGACCTTTCTACCTAAAGGTAGACTTTTTTACCTATTTTGGTGATGGACAAATTTGTTAAGCGTTTTTAACCTTATACTAAAAAACTGAGGGGTGTTTTTCACCCCTCGAATTAAGGCAACTCAACTAATAAGCTAGCCATCAACCCGAGAAGCTAGCTATCAGGGCCATCTACTTTTTTCAACCAGGATATCTTAACCAGGACCATCTACTACTTTTCTTCAATCTGGCTTATTACCCTGCAATAAGCCGCCTATTATGTCCAATTTCTCGATAGTAGCACTTGTCATTTTTTTATGTCAAGAACTCATTTAAAATTGACAAGATCAAAATATCTGATAATTTTGAGTGCCATGAGAGAAAATGGAAGGCAAACATGATATTAACAGTCTCCAAAATGACCGACAAAAGGCGTTCTGCTGATTACAAGCAGGTCAGCGGCTATGTTCCGGTAGAGTTGGCACGAGAATTCAAAAGCGTCTGCGCTCGTGAGGGGGTATCCCAAAGCAGCGCACTAGAAGGCATGCTGCGTGAGTGGCTAGCCAAAAGAACAGCCGGCAACTCCGCAACACCTGAACAAGCAAGTCCCCTGACAACAATTGCCGATTTGGTTCGAGCTAACGTGACAAAGCTGAAGCACTCTGGTGTAAAAAACTTGCAAGCGCTTGCCAATGGAGAAGTATTGCCCACACCTGGGGACTTCGCCATCATCACGTCTACTTTGGGCATCCCTGAGGAAGAACAAAAAATGGTTTGGCAGCAAACTTTTAACTGCTTACATAACGATTCTGAAAGTGTAAAAGATGAGTGCGAGTGTTCTTAAAGTCCTGAATCAACCGGGCTGGAACTATAAACTGTCCTACGAGGGGGTTTCTATCCTTGCTCCTACAAAGCAAGATGCTACCTACCTTGCTCAAAGCTACGGATATGCTTTGACCGAAACCGCAGCAAAAATCAAGGGTAAGGTGCGGATAGGGTGGAAACACTGCAAGCAACCAATCGAGTTTTACGGGTGGATGGCATCTCAGAAACCATGTACACCCGCCGAAACTGCTGAGCGCCTCTTGCCTGCAAGAGGTGCCGTTTTTTGTAGTCAGTTGGATTTACCAGTGGAATTGTTGCGCCGAATGGTTGCAGTTGCTGAAAATGAGCGTCCAGTAAGTATTGTAAGACTTGATAACCACAAGCAAATTATTGTTAACAAACTAGGGTCTGAGATGTTACAGACTTCCCCTGAAATTGCCACTCAAAGGGTGATGACCAGATTTTGGCTTCCTGGAGATTTGGCAGAACTGGAACAACGACTAAGCAACGAGAGTCGATTCATTTGGACTTATTGTGGCAGACTCAACGAGCAAACCTGGGCAATTCTCACAACTGAATTTGAGGCTTTCGAGGTTGAGGGCGTTTGGTACAGACAGGGAACCTGCTTGTCAAGCCCTCAGCTGATGCCAATTCCGCCTGGTTCTTTTTCTCCAACTTGAGTAGACAATTTGACTACTTTCAGATACTTCAGATTTTCCTCACATTTATTTACTACACTTTCGCTTCATCAGCATATATATTAAGACTTACGAATCGTACAAATGTACTAAATGTATCTCGGTTATTTCAGCCCTTGTTCACAATTAGATACCTAACAGAGCTTGATTAGCGAGCTTTCTGAGAGTTGTGCAACAGCGTCTGAAACAACCAAATTTGACATTACATATTTTGGTTAATTTGTACAGTGCGTAACTCCTCAATATATATACTAAATGATTTGGCAATGAAGTTTTAATGGCTTACGTATCAACTTTGAAAGTGTAAAAGATGAGTGTGAGTATTATTAGAATCCTGAACCAACCGGGTTGGAACTGTAAACTGTCTCACGAGGGGGTTTCTATCCTTGCCCCTACAAAGCAAGATGCCATCTACCTTGCTCAAAGCTACGGATATGCTTTGAGCGAAACCGCAGCAAAAATCAAGGGTAAGGTGGGGATAGGGTGGAAACGCTGCAAGCAACCAATTGAGTTTTACGGGTGGATGGCATCTCAGAAACCGTCTACACCCGTCGAAACTGCCCAACGCCTCTTGCCTGCAGGAGGTACAGTCTTTTGTAGTCAGTTGGATTTACCAGTAGAATTGTTGCGTCGAATGGTTACTGCTGCTGAAAATGAGCGTCCGGTAAGTATCGTAAGACAAGATAACAACAAGCAAATCATTATTAACCAGGCAATGTCTGATATGTTACAGACTTCCCCTGAGATTGCTACTCAAAGGGTGATGACCAGATTTTGGCTTCCTGGAGATTTGGCAGAACTTGAACGACGACTAAGCAACGAAAGTCGATTCACTTGGACTTACTGTGGTGGACTCAACGAGCAAACGTGGGCAATTCTCACAACCCAATTCGAGGCTTTCGAGGTTGAGGGTGTCTGGTACAGACAGGGAACCTGCTTGACCACCCCTCAGCTTGTGCCAATTCCCTCAAGGGCTTTTGCTCCAGCTTGAGTAGATAATGTAACCCTTTAAGAAACGAAAAATCATCAGGTGTATCAATCATAGGGGTACACACCTCAAAACACTTACTTTCATAAGTTTTTAATTTTAAGATATTACTTAAGTATTAGAAGGCTTGTTTAAAGGGAAAAAATAGAATTAGGGAAAACTTGACTAGAGGCGGAGTGTAGGTGTGGCTCCGCTCTTGACAACCCTCACGAGTAAGTATGCAAATTCAACGCGTAACAGCTTATGATACTTCCGAAATTGCGTAAAGGCATTTTACGCCAATTTTAGAAAGCAAATTTTTAAAGCTCCGATAAAGATTTTATAAAAAATCCTCTAGCATAGGATTTTTTTTGATTTAAAAATTGTAAGATTTTATATTTAGAAATTATCTAAAAAATATTTTTTAAATTTAAATTAGATAAAGATTATTTATCAAAGGTTATTATCCTTGTTATAGCAATCCTAAATCATAAGCCCTACGTACACCGCACTCGCGTATGCCTGAGGCACGCACTCGCCAACGTGAACATATAGCTGATTGAGTAAAGTGGGCAATGCTGACCACCCTACGCGCGAATCTAACAAATCAGATAAAACTGCTATACAGGTTTTAAAACTAGAGCAAAATTTACAGCATCTAGAGTCAGTGTAGCTGCCAAATAAAATTAAAATATAGTCTAATGGTTGAGGATTGAACCAGTGATTCTTTACAATAAGTTCATGTTGTAATAAAATTCTATTCTTCCAGACAAATCTCTAGCAAGTGCTTGCAAAGATACCACTGTAGCTATATTCCTCTTCTTTTTTTTAATACCGACGCTTGCTGAATTTGGAAAATGACTCATAGTTTAGCCGACGATATGGAGCATTAGATAGTTTTCAAAAACCTCAAGGCTTTAAAACATCTTCATCTTAAAAGTATTTTTGTAGACAAGCACTAGATTAAACTAAAGTTATGTGGTAAGAAATTCAAAACTTATGGTCAGCTAAACCAAGACGCCTAGAGAAAGACAGGAAACCATTCTCCTGTTACCTGAACAAGGCGGAAGTTTTATCACTGGGAACATTGGGGTATTGAAAACAGGAAAATCTTTATAGATAAGTGGCTACGTTCATGTCCATTGACTAAGTAATATCAATGAAGGATTACAAAATATGGATGATATAACCAAAAAGATTACCGTCTCACCAACCAAAACGGCATTACCAGAGCTAGAACTTAAAAACATTAAAAACAAAAGTTCTGATGTCAAAACACAACAAACCATTCCCAAAAGAATTAACCAAGAATCACCTACCCTGTCTTTTGCCCAGCAGCGATTGTGGTTTTTGGCACAGTTAGAGACTAATAATTCAGCCTATCACATTACTAAGACTTTGCAATTGCAAGGTGATCTGAATGTGGCTGTGCTGCAACACTCTCTAGATGCCATTGTCGCCCACCACGAAGCATTGCGAACCAACTTGATTGCACAGGATGGCAACCCGGTGCAGGTAATTAGCAAGCCTCGGTCAGTCGAATTGAAGGTGATTGACCTGAAAGATTGTCCGCAAGCCCAACGTACGACCCGTGTACAACAACAACTACAAGATGAGGCGCAACGCCCCTTCAACTTAACATCAGATTTGATGCTACGCGGGAGCTTGCTACAACTGTCGCCACAAGAGCACATCCTGCTGTTGGTTATGCACCACATCGCTGCTGATAGCGGGTCGATGAGCATTTTATTGGAGCAGTTGGCAACCCTCTACGAAGCGTTCTTCAACAAAGAACTTAATCCTCTTGTTGAACAGCCTATCCAGTATATCGATTTTGCCGTTTGGCAACGCCAATGGCTATCTGGAGAGGCGCTTGAAAACCAACTCAACTATTGGAAACAGCAACTGGTGGGTGCTACCCCTGTACTGGAATTGCCTACAGATAGACCAAGACCCCCAGTTCAGACGTACCAGGGTGCAAAGGAATCTTTTCTAATACCCCAAAGTTTATCGCAAGCGCTGTCTACACTGTCACATCAAGAGGGTGTGACACTCTTCATGACCTTGCTGGCAGCGTTCCAGACCCTGCTGTACCGTTATACAGGACAACAAGACATCCTGGTGGGTTCTCCAATAGCGGGTCGAAATTTGCCGGAGCTACAGAAGCTCATTGGATTTTTTGTCAATACCCAGGTACTACGTACCGATATGGCAGGCAACCCCACTTTTTGGGAATTGTTGCAAAGGGTACGAGCGGTGACAATGTCTGCCTACGCCTACCAAGATTTACCCATTGACAAGCTAATAGAAGAACTGCAACCAGAGCGATCGCTCTCGTATCATCCCCTGTTCCAGGTGATGTTTGTCTTAGAGAATACAACGAGACAAAAATTCGAGTTACCAGGACTGACTTTAACTCCTTTCGACTGGGCTCATGTTACCACCAGGTTTGATTTGACACTGTCAATTACGGAAACAGAACAAGGACTGCAGGGGTTGTGGGAATACAATACTGATCTGTTTGATGCTTGCACTATACGCCGAATGAGTGGGCATTTCCAGACCTTGCTGGAGGGAATTGTTGCTAACCCAGAGCAGCACATTAGCGAATTGCCACTGCTAACAGCAGCCGAGCGTCACCAGTTACTGTATGAGTGGAACGATACTCATGCCGACTATCCCCGGGATAAGTGTATCTATGAGTTGTTTGAACAACTGGTAGAGCGCACCCCGGACACTACGGTGTTGATGTATGAAGAGCAACAACTGACTTATCGGCAGTTGAATACTCGCGCTAATCAATTGGCGCACTACCTGAGGACTTTGGGAGTTGGTCCAGAGGTACTAGTGGGCATCTTTGTGGAACGCTCCCTAGAGATGGTCGTGGGACTGTTGGGGATTCTCAAAGCAGGTGGAGCTTATGTGCCTTTAGACCCAACGTATCCCAAAGAGCGCTTGGCGTTCATGTTGCAAAACTCTCAACCAAGGGTGTTTTTGACTCAGGAGTGCCTGATAACGGAACTACCCGAACATACAGCGCAAGTCGTTTGCCTTGATACAGATTGGCATTCAATTACCCAGCACTCAGAAGAAAACTTAAACCAAACGGCAACAACTGCCAACTTAGCCTATGTGATTTATACCTCTGGCTCAACCGGAAAGCCCAAGGCAGTCCAAGTTACACACGCTAATTTGTGTCACTACGCGCAAGCAATGGGACGAGCACTCGGTATCACAGCAGAAGATGTGTATATGCACACAGCATCGATTGCTTTCTCATCTTCTGTTAGGCAGTTAATGGTTCCTTTGGCTGGTGGCGCTACTGTCAAAATTGCGACTTCCGAACAAAGAAAAGACCCGAGAGCACTGTTTGCCGGAATTAAAAAATACGATGTCACGGTTGTTGATACCATCCCCTCCTACTGGCGCAACTCCATTCACACACTATCTGGCTTAGAACCTGGAACCAGACAAGCCCTATTAGACAATAAATTGCGCTTGATTGTGACTACCGGCGAACCACTGCTGTCTGATATTCCCCCTCAGTGGACGTTTGGTTTCCAGCATGGTGCACAATTAATCAATATGTATGGTCAAACAGAAACCTCTGGGACTGTTGCAGTCTATCCCATTCCTGCCCAACAGGATGAGCGGGGAAAAATTGTCCCTCTTGGTCGCCCAATCGCCAACACGCAAATTTATCTGCTTGACGCTCATTTGCAACCAGTCCCCATTGGTGTGGTTGGAGAACTGCACATTGGCGGTGGAGGACCGGCGCGAGGCTACCTTAACCGCCCAGAGTTGACTGCTGAAAAATTTATCCCCAACCCCTTTAGCCAGGAAGAAGGCGCGCGCCTGTACAAGACTGGGGACTTAGCACGTTATCTGCAAGATGGTAACATTGAGTTTATTGGACGCAGCGACTACCAAGTACAAATACGGGGTTTCCGCATAGAATTGGGAGAGATAGAGGCTGTCCTGAGCCAACACCCATCTGTACTCCAGACTGTAGTCATTGCCCGTGAAGACGTCAGGGGCGATAAACGCTTAGTAGCTTATGTTGTTCCCAATCAAGAGCCAGCACCCATCATCAGTGATTTGCGTCGCTTTCTGAAAGAAAAGCTACCTGAGTACATGATTCCTTCAGCCTTCGTGTTGTTGGAGAGCTTCCC
The sequence above is a segment of the Mastigocladopsis repens PCC 10914 genome. Coding sequences within it:
- a CDS encoding AI-2E family transporter, whose product is MNLGQWIGLIAIVLSLYILWQIREVLLLIFAAVVLATTLNRLARRFQRSGVKRGIAVFLSVTIFIALIVGFFWLVVPPFAVEFQALTKQVPQGLERFNDWLDQLRTRIPDQLTPYIPNVNSLIQQAQPFINRAVGSSFAFVSGSLEVVLKTLLVLVLTGMFLSDPLAYRKVFVRLFPSFYRQRVDGILDKCEVSLEGWITGAFIAMSVVGLMSLIGLSILRVRSALALGVLAGFLNLIPNLGPTMSVIPAMAIALLDAPWKSVAVLLLYFVIQQIESNFITPIVMAHQVSLLPAVTLISQLFFVTFFGFLGLFLALPLTVVAKIWVQEVLIKDVLDQWGDKSHRETEFVIVSDEQRTEKSADNLANDEDQTINQ
- a CDS encoding APC family permease, producing MATKVTVPKPTLSTIDAVALIVGMVVGVGIFKTPALVAVNTQSSGVALLAWLLGGGMSLVGALCYAELTTAYPDAGGTYHYLMRAFGKNPAFLFAWARMTVIQTGSIALPAFVFGDYASQLLPIGEYSSAIYATGVVVCLTGLNILGVQQGKWTQNWLTAAKVLGLLLIVIVSIAFVAQAPPNTSTAAPQNTAFGQAMIFVLLTYGGWNEAAYISAEVRDGKRNMVRVLLGSITIITVIFLLINLAFIYGLGLAGLASSEAPTADLMRRAVGENGARFVSLLIAVSALGAVNATIFTGARTNYALGRDFRKFAFLGRWQESTGTPTNALVVQGAISLALVVLGALTRKGFETMVDYTAPVFWFFFLLSGVALLVLRSREPNVPRPFRVPLYPWTPLLFCATCGYLLYSSLTYAGIGGMTGVIVLLTGIPLLLFNRQRTTSTNP
- the ftsH gene encoding ATP-dependent zinc metalloprotease FtsH, giving the protein MPVETNNNKRPIKPPRIRQFGGSLLILLTLLFLLNAIVPSFFGPRLTQVPYSDFIAQVQAGKVDRAVVGSDRIEYSVKTQTPDGKPGEQVFETTPIAIDLDLPKILRDNNVEFAAPPPNQNGWISTLLSWVVPPLIFFGIWGFLLNRGGGGPAALTVGKSKARIYSEGSTGVKFIDVAGVDEAKAELEEIVDFLKSADKYTRLGAKIPKGVLVVGPPGTGKTLLAKAIAGEASVPFFSISGSEFIELFVGVGAARVRDLFEQAKQQAPCIVFIDELDALGKSRGGAGGFVGGNDEREQTLNQLLTEMDGFDANTGVIIIAATNRPEVLDPALRRPGRFDRQVVVDRPDKIGREAILKVHARNVKLAEDVDLGMIGIRTPGFAGADLANLVNEAALLAARQNQQAVTMADFNEAIERVVAGLEKRSRVLNETEKKTVAYHEVGHAIIGALMPGAGKVEKISVVPRGVGALGYTIQMPEEDRFLMIEDEIRGRIATLLGGRSAEETVFGKVSTGASDDIQKATDLAERYVTLYGMSDKLGPVAFEKIQQQFLEGYGNPRRSISPKVAEEIDREVKQIVDNAHHIALTILHENRELLEQTAEELLQKEILEGTQLREHLKQAKAPDELAEWLRTGKISEDKPLMQSLLV
- a CDS encoding PAS domain-containing protein; the protein is MSVSIIRILNQPGWNCKLSHEGVSILAPTKQDAIYLAQSYGYALSETAAKIKGKVGIGWKRCKQPIEFYGWMASQKPSTPVETAQRLLPAGGTVFCSQLDLPVELLRRMVTAAENERPVSIVRQDNNKQIIINQAMSDMLQTSPEIATQRVMTRFWLPGDLAELERRLSNESRFTWTYCGGLNEQTWAILTTQFEAFEVEGVWYRQGTCLTTPQLVPIPSRAFAPA
- a CDS encoding SAM-dependent methyltransferase encodes the protein MKLQAMLKVLFTTVSVSSLMLAGCTPTQQASSPQQGEASPATVEVQQSMPTTQPAERTPDVVYVPTPPEVVDRMLSVAKVGKNDVLYDLGSGDGRIPITAVQKYGVKKAVGIDIDPQRIKEANANAQKAGVTNKVQFRQQDLFKSDFSEATVISLYLLPELNVKLRPQLLKLKPGTRIVSHAFDMGEWKPNKVEQVDGRTVYFWTVPEKIPANLQQSTPSS
- a CDS encoding ribbon-helix-helix domain-containing protein, coding for MTDKRRSADYKQVSGYVPVELAREFKSVCAREGVSQSSALEGMLREWLAKRTAGNSATPEQASPLTTIADLVRANVTKLKHSGVKNLQALANGEVLPTPGDFAIITSTLGIPEEEQKMVWQQTFNCLHNDSESVKDECECS